In the Streptomyces sp. cg36 genome, one interval contains:
- a CDS encoding ABC transporter ATP-binding protein: MGSPESHEGLPSKGSVIVALRYYGRELARLRRLTAPAMLLPALGNIGIQYVAPLIVAKLVGRIAGDGGGLTLGPALPYVLGFAGVLLLSETLWRIGLHCLNRLDARGVEHLYVIGMDELFAKDAAFFHDNFAGSLTKRVLSFASRFEDVVDTLTFNVVGSFVPLLFASVVLWQYDPLLVAGLLVLIALTALGVSPLIRRRQALVAERERAIARMSGHVADSLMNMDTVRSFAAEPREAAEHRSRVAESRRLTLRSWDYGNLRIDTLVAPMSVLTNVLGLLLALTLGGGRHGVEAVIVAFTYYASATRIMFEFNQIYRRLESSMTEAAQFTELLLEPPTVLDPPAPEPLPTRGAEVRFERVTFAHGGAEPLFEGLDLAVPHGTKIGLVGRSGGGKTTLTRLLLRMTDIDAGRILIGGQDISRLRQGELRSLMAYVPQDPAMFHRSLRENIAFARPDATDAQIRRAAEAAHVTEFADALPDGFDTMVGERGVKLSGGQRQRVALARAILRDAPILLLDEATSALDSESEILVQDALWRLMEGRTALVVAHRLSTVATMDRLVVLDRGRIVEQGSHQDLLATGGAYAKLWKHQSGGFLDGSPEGAARS, encoded by the coding sequence ATGGGATCACCTGAATCGCACGAGGGACTGCCGAGCAAGGGCTCGGTGATCGTCGCCCTTCGGTACTACGGACGGGAACTCGCCCGGCTGCGGCGCCTGACCGCACCGGCGATGCTGCTGCCCGCGCTCGGCAACATCGGGATCCAGTACGTCGCGCCACTGATCGTCGCCAAGCTCGTCGGCCGGATCGCCGGGGACGGCGGCGGCCTCACCCTCGGCCCGGCCCTCCCGTACGTCCTCGGCTTCGCCGGTGTGCTGCTCTTGTCGGAGACGCTGTGGCGCATCGGGCTGCACTGTCTGAACCGCCTGGACGCCCGGGGCGTCGAGCACCTGTATGTCATCGGCATGGACGAGCTGTTCGCCAAGGACGCCGCCTTCTTCCACGACAACTTCGCCGGATCGCTGACCAAACGGGTCCTCAGCTTCGCCTCCCGGTTCGAGGACGTCGTCGACACGCTCACGTTCAACGTGGTCGGCAGCTTCGTACCGCTGCTCTTCGCGTCGGTCGTGCTGTGGCAGTACGACCCGCTGCTGGTGGCCGGACTCCTGGTGCTGATCGCGCTCACCGCGCTCGGCGTCTCCCCGCTGATCCGGCGCCGCCAGGCGCTGGTCGCCGAGCGCGAGCGGGCCATCGCCCGGATGTCCGGCCACGTCGCCGACAGCCTGATGAACATGGACACGGTCCGCTCGTTCGCCGCCGAGCCGCGCGAGGCCGCCGAGCACCGGTCCCGGGTCGCCGAATCACGCCGGCTCACCCTGCGCTCCTGGGACTACGGCAACCTGCGCATCGACACCCTGGTCGCGCCGATGTCCGTCCTCACCAACGTGCTGGGCCTGCTGCTGGCCCTCACCCTCGGCGGCGGACGGCACGGCGTCGAGGCGGTCATCGTCGCCTTCACCTACTACGCCAGCGCGACACGGATCATGTTCGAGTTCAACCAGATCTACCGCCGGCTGGAAAGCTCCATGACCGAGGCCGCGCAATTCACCGAACTGCTGCTGGAGCCGCCGACCGTACTCGACCCGCCCGCCCCCGAGCCCCTGCCGACCCGGGGCGCCGAGGTGCGCTTCGAGCGCGTCACCTTCGCCCACGGCGGCGCCGAGCCGCTCTTCGAGGGCCTCGACCTGGCCGTCCCGCACGGCACCAAGATCGGTCTGGTGGGCCGGTCCGGCGGCGGCAAGACCACACTGACCCGGCTCCTGCTGCGCATGACGGACATCGACGCGGGCCGCATCCTGATCGGCGGCCAGGACATCAGCCGGCTGCGCCAGGGCGAACTGCGCAGCCTGATGGCGTACGTGCCGCAGGACCCGGCGATGTTCCACCGCAGCCTGCGGGAGAACATCGCGTTCGCCCGGCCCGACGCCACCGACGCGCAGATCCGCCGGGCCGCCGAGGCGGCGCACGTCACCGAGTTCGCCGACGCGCTGCCCGACGGCTTCGACACCATGGTGGGCGAGCGCGGGGTGAAGCTCTCCGGCGGCCAGCGCCAGCGGGTCGCCCTGGCCCGGGCGATCCTGCGCGACGCCCCGATCCTGCTGCTCGACGAGGCGACCAGCGCGCTGGACTCCGAGAGCGAGATCCTCGTCCAGGACGCGCTGTGGCGGCTGATGGAGGGCCGTACGGCCCTGGTGGTGGCCCA
- a CDS encoding DUF309 domain-containing protein, producing MTSSRRDRDGEGRARNARPRDGLGRPLPYGAPGVERQPEGVVRSPEETVREGQRLLDAGMPFHAHEVFEDAWKSRPQGERELWRGLAQLAVGLTHAARGNATGGAALLARGTDSLGRYVGVPLYGIDLGALTAWAEALTARLPGPVDARAEAPRLTGSR from the coding sequence GTGACTTCTTCGCGTCGGGACCGGGACGGCGAGGGGCGGGCGCGCAACGCCCGGCCCAGGGACGGGCTCGGGCGGCCGCTGCCCTATGGCGCGCCGGGCGTGGAGCGCCAGCCCGAGGGGGTGGTGCGCTCGCCCGAGGAGACCGTGCGGGAGGGGCAGCGGCTGCTCGACGCGGGGATGCCGTTCCACGCGCACGAGGTGTTCGAGGACGCGTGGAAGTCGCGGCCGCAGGGCGAGCGCGAGCTGTGGCGGGGGCTCGCCCAGCTCGCGGTGGGCCTCACGCACGCCGCGCGCGGCAACGCCACGGGCGGCGCCGCGCTGCTCGCCCGGGGCACCGACTCGCTGGGGCGGTACGTGGGGGTACCGCTGTACGGGATCGACCTCGGCGCGCTGACGGCCTGGGCCGAGGCGCTCACGGCCCGGCTGCCGGGGCCGGTCGACGCCCGCGCCGAGGCGCCCCGGCTCACCGGGTCGCGCTGA
- a CDS encoding lactate utilization protein C has product MNSRDRVLARIRSALAGAPDAPAGPRDYLAAHVPDDPAAVLDLLHENLADYRALVHRTDGAGLPGLLARLLAARGSATVLVPPGLPPQWLAGTAATRVADRAHSTAAELDEVDSVVTGCALAIAETGTIVLDGGPDQGRRRITLIPDHHVCVVRAPEQIVASVPQAMERLDPGRPLTWISGPSATSDIELDRVEGVHGPRTLEVVLVVS; this is encoded by the coding sequence ATGAACTCCCGCGACCGCGTGCTGGCCCGGATCCGCAGCGCCCTCGCGGGTGCCCCCGACGCTCCCGCGGGGCCGCGCGACTACCTGGCCGCGCACGTCCCGGACGATCCCGCCGCCGTGCTCGACCTGCTCCACGAGAACCTGGCCGACTACCGCGCCCTCGTCCACCGCACGGACGGTGCGGGCCTGCCGGGGCTGCTGGCACGGCTGCTCGCCGCGCGCGGCTCGGCCACGGTCCTGGTCCCGCCCGGCCTGCCCCCGCAGTGGCTCGCCGGGACGGCCGCGACGCGCGTCGCGGACCGGGCGCACTCCACCGCCGCCGAACTCGACGAGGTCGACAGCGTCGTCACGGGCTGCGCCCTCGCCATCGCCGAGACCGGCACGATCGTCCTGGACGGCGGACCGGACCAGGGCAGACGCCGCATCACGCTCATTCCGGACCACCACGTCTGCGTGGTCCGCGCCCCCGAGCAGATCGTCGCGTCCGTACCGCAGGCGATGGAACGCCTCGATCCGGGGCGCCCGCTCACCTGGATCTCCGGGCCGTCCGCGACCAGCGACATCGAACTGGACCGGGTGGAGGGCGTCCACGGCCCCCGCACCCTGGAGGTCGTCCTGGTGGTGTCCTGA